In the genome of Fulvivirga maritima, one region contains:
- a CDS encoding alpha-amylase family glycosyl hydrolase, whose protein sequence is MISITTTRIRICCILCSLFVFYKASAQVNTNPAIPIADESVTITVDVSGTGLAGYSDDVWIWAWIEQGASDIDAPTNVNPATSAQDAAMMTRSQSDPDIYSITFTPTAFFGVTSDQIEEVGLLLKGRDWSDGQTSDYSFTVSQAGFSVSFVQPNSFPIFLNEGQSLSIEGAASESAELSLWLNGSLLASNNGTSITYELTAGSSGQYQIQLIGDNGEEEKVVDFSFVVRQSTAQAELPAGIIPGINYDENNASVATLCLQAPNKESVYVIGDFNNWEPDPGYQMHQDGEYFWLELSGLSAGEEYAFQYLVDETIQIADPYADKILDPGNDPYISEETYLNLIDYPATDLAKGIVAVLQTGQQPYNWEVSNFEKPANEDLVIYELLIRDFDERHDYQGVLNHLDYLKGLGINAIELMPIMEFDGNLSWGYNPAFFFAPDKYYGSKNELKHFVDECHKNGIAVILDMVLNHTHEKNPIAALYWDEANYRPAADNPWLNQEATHPFNVFYDFNHESDYTKAFVDTVNHYWINEYKFDGYRFDLTKGFTQNFNTDVELWSRYDQSRVDILTRMTDVIWENDPSTYVIFEHLAENSEEKVLADYGIMLWGNMSYNYAQNTMGYSEDSNINWAYYGSRDWENPNLISYMESHDEERIMFKNVQYGNTTAGYSTRDLTEAVDRTAAAAAFYYLIPGPKMLWQFGELGYDISIDENGRTGEKPLPWADAPNGLGYDNDDARLELYEAFSELIALKNDYTVFSTSQVDFFDDSILEKELLLTNEVDTDEPASAAEMDVYIIGNFGLSSAAVGGHFTHTGSWYDYFSGQELSVESTDQTVSLPAGEFRIYTDYRISEEKITSVDLPAENSVKVFPNPASSQLLVQNQQGNFEYSLVDIKGRVLQKGYSEERTRSLNVDHIPAGIYLLKITGKSESSTIRFIKK, encoded by the coding sequence ATGATTTCTATTACTACTACTAGAATACGGATATGCTGTATCCTTTGCAGTCTGTTTGTTTTTTATAAAGCTTCAGCTCAAGTTAACACCAATCCTGCTATACCCATTGCTGATGAATCGGTAACTATAACCGTTGATGTCTCCGGTACAGGGTTAGCTGGCTATTCAGATGATGTCTGGATCTGGGCTTGGATAGAGCAAGGCGCTTCAGATATAGATGCGCCCACTAATGTTAATCCGGCTACTTCCGCGCAGGATGCAGCTATGATGACACGTTCTCAATCTGATCCTGATATTTATAGCATCACTTTTACCCCAACGGCATTTTTTGGAGTAACATCTGACCAGATTGAAGAGGTTGGCTTATTACTAAAAGGCCGTGATTGGAGTGATGGTCAAACTTCTGATTACTCATTTACTGTTAGTCAGGCCGGTTTTTCAGTTTCATTTGTTCAGCCTAATAGCTTTCCTATTTTTCTAAATGAAGGGCAGAGCTTATCCATAGAAGGGGCCGCTTCAGAATCGGCAGAACTGTCTTTATGGTTAAACGGAAGCCTGCTTGCGAGCAATAATGGAACCTCTATCACTTATGAACTAACTGCTGGCAGCTCTGGCCAATATCAAATTCAGTTGATTGGTGATAATGGAGAGGAAGAAAAGGTTGTGGATTTCTCATTCGTAGTAAGGCAATCTACAGCTCAAGCTGAGCTTCCTGCAGGAATCATTCCTGGTATTAATTACGATGAAAATAATGCTTCAGTAGCCACTTTGTGCTTGCAGGCGCCCAATAAAGAGTCTGTATATGTAATTGGCGATTTTAATAATTGGGAGCCTGACCCTGGCTATCAAATGCACCAGGATGGGGAATATTTCTGGCTGGAGCTGTCAGGTCTTAGCGCTGGAGAAGAATATGCTTTTCAGTATTTAGTAGATGAAACCATTCAGATAGCGGATCCTTATGCTGACAAAATACTTGATCCGGGAAATGATCCTTACATCTCAGAAGAGACCTATCTAAATCTTATAGACTACCCTGCAACTGATTTAGCAAAAGGCATTGTGGCTGTTTTGCAAACAGGGCAGCAACCTTATAACTGGGAAGTAAGCAATTTCGAAAAACCAGCTAATGAAGATTTAGTAATTTATGAACTACTCATTCGTGATTTTGATGAAAGGCATGACTATCAGGGAGTTTTAAATCATTTAGATTATCTAAAAGGGCTCGGAATTAATGCTATTGAACTGATGCCCATAATGGAGTTTGATGGTAACTTGAGTTGGGGTTACAATCCTGCTTTTTTCTTTGCTCCAGATAAATATTATGGTTCTAAAAACGAATTGAAACATTTTGTTGATGAGTGTCATAAGAACGGAATAGCGGTGATCCTTGATATGGTGTTGAATCATACACATGAGAAAAACCCTATTGCTGCATTGTATTGGGACGAAGCTAATTACCGCCCCGCAGCTGATAATCCTTGGCTTAACCAGGAAGCCACTCATCCATTTAATGTTTTTTATGATTTTAACCATGAGTCAGATTACACCAAGGCCTTTGTAGATACGGTTAATCATTACTGGATAAATGAATATAAGTTTGATGGTTATCGATTTGATCTTACTAAAGGATTTACTCAAAACTTTAATACAGATGTAGAATTATGGAGTCGTTATGATCAATCACGAGTGGATATATTAACTCGAATGACTGATGTGATTTGGGAGAATGATCCTTCTACCTATGTGATTTTTGAGCATTTAGCAGAGAATAGTGAAGAAAAGGTATTGGCTGACTATGGAATTATGCTATGGGGTAATATGAGTTATAATTATGCTCAAAACACCATGGGGTATAGCGAAGACTCTAATATCAATTGGGCTTATTATGGCAGCAGAGATTGGGAGAATCCTAATTTAATTTCTTATATGGAAAGTCATGATGAGGAACGAATCATGTTTAAGAATGTGCAATATGGCAATACTACAGCCGGTTATAGTACCCGAGATTTAACAGAGGCTGTGGATAGAACTGCAGCAGCAGCGGCTTTTTATTATCTCATTCCAGGACCTAAAATGTTATGGCAGTTCGGAGAGCTTGGGTATGACATAAGCATAGATGAGAATGGAAGAACAGGTGAGAAGCCTCTGCCTTGGGCTGATGCACCCAATGGTCTGGGCTATGATAATGATGATGCCAGGCTGGAATTATATGAGGCTTTTTCAGAATTGATAGCACTTAAAAATGATTACACCGTTTTCAGTACCTCACAAGTAGATTTCTTTGACGATTCTATACTAGAAAAGGAGCTTTTATTAACCAATGAGGTAGATACAGATGAACCTGCTTCGGCAGCAGAAATGGATGTATATATAATTGGTAATTTCGGATTATCATCAGCTGCAGTGGGAGGGCATTTTACGCATACAGGTAGTTGGTATGATTATTTTTCAGGACAGGAGTTGTCAGTTGAAAGTACTGATCAGACTGTGAGTTTACCAGCTGGTGAATTTAGAATTTATACTGATTATAGAATTAGCGAAGAGAAAATAACATCAGTGGATTTACCTGCTGAAAACTCAGTGAAAGTGTTTCCTAATCCAGCATCCAGTCAACTGTTGGTGCAAAATCAACAAGGAAACTTTGAATATTCATTGGTAGACATAAAAGGTAGAGTTTTACAAAAAGGCTATTCTGAAGAAAGAACTAGAAGTCTAAATGTAGATCACATTCCAGCAGGTATTTATCTCTTGAAAATAACAGGTAAATCGGAATCAAGTACCATTCGGTTTATCAAAAAATAA
- the treF gene encoding alpha,alpha-trehalase TreF, with translation MNYRFRHSGICLLFLLTLLFSCSDQKNESAREEAFDFYQSALFKEVQLAGIFQDSKTFVDCIADEPLEVLATKYNELALQDTFDLSDFVHQHFKLPESEAVGYQSDTAKSMESHIQELWPILTRQADAGQANSSLIPLPNEYVVPGGRFREVYYWDSYFTMEGLVRSEQYDLAKAMVDNFSFLIDSIGFIPNGNRDYYLGRSQPPFYALMVDLIADDTPELWGHYLPYLIKEYDFWMSGSNELSHANKATKRVVMLDDSTILNRYWDNYATPRPESYKEDYELVNENHLDSARAYRHLRAGAESGWDYSSRWLADGQHLSTIHTTDIIPVDLNALLYHLEITIAKAYDQIGKVDEAKTFQKKAAARKMAINKYLWREQAGFYMDFDYIIGKSTKVESMAAAYPLFFQLASETQAQLVADKLLSDFLKPGGFVTTLNNTGQQWDAPNGWAPLQWIAVKGLFNYEFEEAAINAAEKWLARNRQVYKTTGKMMEKYNVVDTTLQAGGGEYPLQDGFGWTNGVVLALEETVAQQAVLEGE, from the coding sequence ATGAATTATAGATTTCGACATTCCGGCATTTGCCTTCTTTTTCTACTCACGCTACTATTTTCATGTAGTGATCAAAAGAATGAGTCAGCTAGAGAGGAGGCTTTTGATTTTTATCAATCAGCGCTCTTTAAAGAGGTGCAGCTGGCCGGCATATTCCAAGATTCTAAAACCTTTGTGGATTGTATAGCTGATGAACCTTTAGAAGTGCTCGCAACAAAATATAATGAGCTTGCTCTACAGGATACTTTCGATCTTTCTGACTTTGTACACCAGCATTTTAAATTGCCAGAATCAGAGGCTGTAGGTTATCAATCGGATACCGCTAAAAGTATGGAATCACATATTCAGGAGCTTTGGCCTATCCTCACCCGGCAGGCAGATGCCGGTCAGGCAAACTCTTCATTAATTCCATTACCTAACGAATATGTAGTTCCTGGAGGGCGATTCAGGGAGGTGTATTACTGGGATAGTTATTTTACCATGGAAGGGTTGGTGCGTAGTGAACAGTATGATTTAGCTAAAGCTATGGTAGATAATTTCTCTTTTTTAATTGATAGCATTGGTTTCATCCCTAATGGAAATAGAGATTATTATTTAGGCAGATCCCAGCCTCCGTTTTATGCTTTAATGGTGGACCTGATAGCTGATGATACCCCAGAATTATGGGGTCATTACCTACCGTATTTAATCAAAGAATATGATTTCTGGATGAGCGGATCAAATGAACTTTCTCACGCAAATAAGGCCACAAAACGGGTGGTAATGCTTGATGATTCTACAATATTGAATCGTTATTGGGATAATTATGCTACTCCACGGCCAGAATCATATAAAGAAGATTATGAGCTGGTAAATGAGAATCACCTTGATTCAGCTCGAGCCTACCGTCATTTAAGAGCTGGAGCAGAGTCTGGCTGGGATTATAGCAGCCGATGGTTGGCAGATGGTCAGCATCTCAGTACCATTCATACAACTGATATTATTCCTGTAGACCTCAATGCTTTGCTTTATCATTTAGAAATAACTATAGCTAAGGCCTATGACCAAATTGGTAAAGTGGATGAAGCTAAAACTTTTCAAAAGAAAGCTGCTGCCAGAAAAATGGCTATTAATAAGTATTTATGGAGAGAACAAGCTGGTTTTTATATGGATTTTGATTATATCATAGGAAAATCCACAAAGGTAGAATCAATGGCTGCTGCTTATCCTTTGTTCTTTCAGTTAGCCAGTGAAACCCAAGCACAACTTGTAGCTGATAAGTTGCTTTCTGATTTTCTAAAACCGGGAGGGTTTGTAACTACTCTAAACAACACCGGACAGCAGTGGGATGCCCCAAACGGCTGGGCTCCTTTACAATGGATTGCTGTAAAAGGCTTATTTAATTATGAATTTGAAGAAGCAGCCATAAATGCCGCTGAAAAATGGCTAGCCAGAAACAGGCAGGTATACAAAACCACAGGCAAAATGATGGAGAAATATAATGTGGTTGACACCACGCTACAGGCAGGGGGAGGAGAATATCCTCTGCAAGATGGTTTCGGCTGGACTAACGGTGTAGTACTTGCTCTTGAAGAAACTGTTGCTCAGCAGGCAGTGTTAGAAGGAGAGTAG
- a CDS encoding YheT family hydrolase, whose protein sequence is MPLIPSEYKPPFYLKNPHLATVIPSTFRKIKGVEYQRERITTSDDDFLDLDWLKKGSDKLIIISHGLEGSASRPYVKGMAKYFFQNGWDALGWNCRSCSGEMNNQARFYHHGATEDLHEVVQYAKETYGYQQIALVGFSMGGNLTLKYVGEKKHEIFPEIKAAIAFSVPVDLASSVHKLAEKSNDFYRKRFLKKLEEKIKIKSAKFPELVKYQSFENIKYFPDFDNLYTAPLHGFADANDFYLKASPSEYMYDSQVPILVVNAKNDPFLGDECYPYADCEKAKQVYLETPEHGGHVGFSLAGSEFNYMEKRTLKFINEIA, encoded by the coding sequence ATGCCACTTATTCCCTCAGAGTACAAACCTCCATTTTATCTAAAAAACCCTCATTTGGCTACGGTAATTCCAAGTACCTTTCGCAAAATAAAGGGGGTAGAATACCAGCGGGAGAGAATAACCACATCAGATGATGATTTCCTGGATCTGGACTGGCTAAAGAAAGGCTCTGATAAGCTTATTATAATATCTCATGGGCTGGAGGGGAGTGCATCCAGGCCCTATGTTAAAGGTATGGCTAAGTATTTCTTTCAAAATGGCTGGGATGCCCTGGGTTGGAATTGCAGGAGTTGCAGTGGTGAAATGAATAATCAGGCACGCTTTTATCATCATGGAGCTACAGAAGATTTGCATGAAGTGGTGCAGTATGCTAAAGAGACTTATGGTTATCAGCAGATTGCGTTAGTAGGATTTAGCATGGGTGGTAATCTGACCCTGAAGTATGTAGGGGAAAAGAAGCATGAAATATTTCCTGAAATTAAAGCGGCTATTGCATTTTCTGTTCCCGTTGATTTGGCTTCTAGTGTACATAAACTGGCTGAAAAGAGTAATGACTTTTATAGAAAAAGGTTCCTGAAAAAGTTAGAGGAGAAAATCAAAATTAAGTCAGCAAAGTTTCCTGAACTCGTTAAATATCAAAGCTTTGAGAATATTAAATATTTCCCTGATTTTGATAATTTATACACAGCGCCCCTTCATGGTTTTGCTGATGCAAATGACTTTTATCTTAAGGCGAGCCCCTCAGAGTATATGTATGATAGTCAGGTGCCGATCTTAGTTGTTAATGCCAAGAATGATCCTTTCCTGGGAGATGAGTGCTATCCTTATGCAGATTGTGAAAAAGCTAAGCAAGTATATCTTGAAACTCCTGAGCATGGTGGGCATGTAGGCTTTTCCTTGGCCGGTTCAGAGTTTAACTATATGGAAAAAAGAACATTGAAGTTTATAAATGAAATAGCTTAA
- a CDS encoding YwbE family protein: MEGTERKNIKPGIEVAIVLKQDQRTGRLTEGVVKDLLTKSSHHPHGIKVRLEDGSVGRVKKLL, translated from the coding sequence ATGGAGGGAACAGAACGCAAAAACATAAAACCCGGCATAGAAGTAGCCATAGTACTTAAGCAAGATCAAAGAACAGGGCGCCTTACTGAAGGAGTGGTAAAGGATCTGCTGACAAAATCCAGTCATCATCCGCATGGCATTAAAGTAAGGCTGGAGGATGGTAGCGTTGGCCGGGTAAAAAAACTTCTCTAA
- a CDS encoding serine hydrolase domain-containing protein: MFRIFKAIIFIMVMVLLIFGASYLWRALPIISGYGAKNLCSCVYVSDRLPESVVGQELGNFPLSLGTYEVDKSDSSAYGSVFGIAKRKAIYRKGIGCTLISEISEDEVRGQDLDIPKHKVLPDSLIWPIGNATVYADSNMDLEALHQVLEEAFEETDPDKPKNTRAVVVVHQGKIVAEKYAPGFQIGTPQLGWSMTKSITNALVGMLVKDGKLDIYESAPLASWSGSDPRRKITIDHLLRMSSGLEWEENYAGPSTATTMLFRKENMGAYAASFPLEKQPDEEWYYSSGTSNIISMIVRDTAGKDYYDFVHNRLFNKIGMTSAVIEPDASGTFVGSSYMYATPRDWAKFGLLYLNDGVWQGERILPEGWVNYSSTASATAKEGNYGAHFWTNADPEGKPGERFYPSAPANMYSMNGFEGQRVFILPSQDMVIVRMGQNKRGNFDFDALLKGTLAALKEN; encoded by the coding sequence ATGTTTAGAATTTTTAAAGCCATCATTTTTATTATGGTGATGGTGTTGCTCATATTTGGAGCATCTTACCTATGGAGAGCTTTGCCTATTATCAGCGGTTATGGAGCTAAGAACTTATGTAGTTGTGTTTATGTTTCTGATCGGTTACCTGAGTCTGTAGTGGGGCAGGAGCTAGGCAATTTTCCACTATCTTTAGGCACCTATGAGGTAGATAAATCTGATTCTTCTGCCTATGGTAGCGTATTTGGAATAGCAAAAAGAAAGGCGATATATAGAAAAGGAATAGGCTGTACCCTGATTTCTGAAATATCAGAAGACGAAGTAAGAGGACAGGATCTCGATATTCCTAAACATAAGGTTTTACCGGATAGTCTTATCTGGCCCATAGGCAATGCCACGGTTTATGCAGATTCAAACATGGATCTCGAAGCTTTACACCAAGTATTAGAGGAGGCCTTTGAAGAAACAGATCCTGATAAACCAAAAAACACGAGGGCAGTGGTAGTAGTGCACCAAGGTAAGATTGTAGCGGAGAAGTATGCGCCAGGCTTTCAGATAGGTACTCCACAGTTAGGCTGGTCTATGACTAAAAGTATAACGAATGCTTTGGTAGGTATGCTGGTGAAAGATGGTAAGTTAGATATTTATGAATCGGCACCATTGGCTAGCTGGAGTGGAAGTGATCCTCGTAGAAAAATCACGATTGATCATTTACTGAGGATGAGTAGCGGACTGGAGTGGGAAGAAAATTATGCAGGCCCCAGTACGGCTACGACTATGCTTTTTAGAAAGGAAAATATGGGGGCCTATGCCGCTTCATTTCCCTTGGAAAAACAGCCTGATGAAGAATGGTATTATAGCAGTGGTACCTCCAATATTATTTCTATGATAGTAAGAGATACTGCAGGCAAAGACTATTATGATTTCGTGCACAATCGCCTTTTTAATAAAATAGGAATGACCAGCGCTGTAATAGAGCCAGATGCTTCTGGCACATTTGTAGGGTCATCATATATGTATGCTACTCCGCGTGATTGGGCTAAGTTTGGTCTTCTTTATTTAAATGATGGCGTTTGGCAAGGAGAAAGAATTTTGCCCGAAGGCTGGGTAAATTACTCTTCTACTGCATCTGCCACCGCCAAAGAAGGAAATTATGGCGCTCACTTCTGGACTAATGCAGACCCTGAAGGAAAACCAGGGGAGAGGTTTTACCCTAGTGCACCTGCCAATATGTACAGTATGAATGGTTTTGAAGGACAACGGGTATTTATTTTGCCTTCTCAGGATATGGTAATAGTAAGAATGGGACAAAACAAAAGAGGTAACTTTGATTTCGATGCCTTACTAAAAGGAACTTTGGCTGCATTGAAAGAGAACTGA
- a CDS encoding rhodanese-like domain-containing protein: MKEITVQELKEMMDSGEDFQLLDVREPHEFEVANLNGELIPRNDQPDAGDKIARDKKVVVHCRSGARSGQAIRYWENKYGLDNLYNLKGGILAWSDEIDPSVPKY; this comes from the coding sequence ATGAAAGAGATAACGGTACAGGAACTTAAAGAAATGATGGACTCGGGAGAAGATTTTCAGCTTCTTGATGTGAGAGAGCCACATGAATTTGAAGTAGCTAATCTAAACGGGGAGCTAATCCCCAGAAATGACCAGCCAGATGCTGGTGACAAAATCGCTCGCGATAAAAAAGTGGTAGTACACTGCCGCAGTGGTGCACGTAGCGGACAAGCCATTAGATATTGGGAAAATAAATATGGCCTGGATAATTTGTATAACCTTAAAGGTGGCATTTTAGCCTGGTCTGACGAAATAGACCCTTCAGTACCTAAATACTAA
- a CDS encoding glucosaminidase domain-containing protein, which produces MRKRKSNGIATVIFCMGVLLCTSSCEDDPLLKTPFVIVRSAADILPVSGKWVKPVIYFNEFSFDELSLKKKKKKFIDMLLPSVLQVKHNIAIDRKRIGDIIWSQQNNEQVPEADSLFLTDYMSRFEAKDANDLYNRLATHPTSIVLAQAAVESGWGTSRFFVEGNNIFGIWSYSSEEERMQALHNRGDQSIYVRSYKDINGSIEDYFYMLARSSAYKEFRKERVKPKEPTKLTYFLKNYSELRYTYVSRLNMLINKNNLTQYDSLTLDPSYYHEGEKLLPN; this is translated from the coding sequence ATGCGAAAAAGAAAATCAAACGGGATAGCTACTGTTATCTTTTGTATGGGTGTTCTACTTTGTACATCGTCTTGTGAAGATGACCCATTATTAAAAACTCCATTTGTAATAGTGAGAAGTGCCGCCGATATCCTTCCTGTAAGTGGTAAATGGGTAAAACCAGTTATATATTTTAATGAATTTAGTTTTGATGAACTTTCTTTAAAGAAGAAAAAGAAAAAGTTCATAGATATGCTTTTGCCGTCAGTGCTACAGGTAAAGCATAATATAGCTATAGATAGAAAGCGGATAGGAGACATCATCTGGAGTCAGCAAAATAATGAGCAGGTGCCAGAGGCTGATAGTCTGTTTTTAACAGATTATATGAGTCGGTTTGAAGCCAAAGATGCTAACGATTTATACAATAGGTTAGCAACTCACCCTACCAGTATTGTTCTGGCTCAGGCTGCGGTAGAAAGTGGCTGGGGAACATCACGTTTTTTCGTTGAGGGTAATAATATATTTGGAATATGGTCCTATAGTTCCGAAGAGGAGCGCATGCAAGCACTACACAATAGGGGCGATCAGTCTATTTATGTGAGGAGTTATAAAGATATTAACGGTTCTATTGAAGATTATTTTTATATGCTGGCCAGGTCTTCTGCCTATAAAGAGTTTCGTAAGGAGAGAGTGAAACCCAAAGAGCCTACCAAGTTGACTTATTTCCTTAAAAATTACTCAGAGCTAAGGTACACCTACGTATCAAGGCTCAACATGCTAATCAATAAAAATAACCTGACTCAATATGATTCTTTGACATTAGATCCATCTTATTATCATGAAGGCGAAAAATTACTTCCAAATTAG
- a CDS encoding polysaccharide deacetylase family protein codes for MKAKNYFQISKQVYRLILVLIILSGCSSPSEKQVEAQHIANKHKSITCFVYHRFGDERYPSTNVDISTFEQHIKYLKEEEFEIMTLSEAIDYLKDGSKERKIAVITVDDGYKSFQTGAMPLLKKYGVTATLFINTETVGGSSYMSWEDIQEVNKEGIEIGNHSHSHGYFLNYENAIRYKHFQSDVAQAQNLFKKHLTEEPKVFAYPYGEYDQEMEDIIKEMGFIGAVAQNSGVMNSSSDFYAIPRFPMASSYASLKGFKEKAKMQTLFVQSEKPSTPLLNNSNPPELKLSFKKDDLQVNNLQCFIQGGECDMKVTKSDSVVEVSLKSKSSLKRRRTLYTLTVPSDDGSWHWFSHLWVMPSVKE; via the coding sequence ATGAAGGCGAAAAATTACTTCCAAATTAGCAAGCAGGTCTATAGACTCATACTGGTTTTAATTATACTTTCAGGCTGTAGCAGTCCTTCTGAAAAGCAGGTGGAGGCGCAGCATATTGCCAATAAACATAAATCAATTACCTGCTTTGTTTATCATAGGTTTGGAGATGAACGCTACCCTTCTACCAATGTGGATATCTCTACGTTTGAGCAGCACATAAAGTACTTAAAAGAAGAGGAATTTGAAATCATGACGCTTTCGGAAGCTATTGATTATCTTAAAGATGGCTCAAAGGAAAGAAAAATAGCAGTGATTACAGTTGATGACGGATATAAGTCTTTCCAAACAGGAGCAATGCCTTTATTGAAAAAGTATGGAGTTACTGCCACGCTTTTTATCAACACTGAAACAGTTGGAGGCAGCAGTTATATGAGTTGGGAAGATATTCAGGAAGTAAATAAAGAAGGTATAGAGATCGGAAATCATAGTCACTCGCATGGATATTTTCTTAATTATGAGAATGCCATCAGATACAAACATTTTCAGTCTGATGTAGCTCAAGCTCAAAATCTGTTTAAAAAGCATCTTACAGAAGAACCTAAAGTTTTTGCTTACCCTTATGGTGAATATGATCAGGAGATGGAAGATATCATTAAGGAAATGGGGTTTATTGGAGCCGTAGCCCAAAACTCAGGAGTAATGAATTCGTCGTCTGACTTTTATGCGATTCCGAGATTTCCGATGGCTAGTAGCTATGCTTCTTTGAAGGGATTTAAGGAGAAAGCTAAGATGCAGACACTATTTGTACAATCAGAAAAACCAAGCACACCACTATTGAACAATAGTAATCCTCCTGAGCTAAAACTATCTTTTAAAAAGGATGATTTGCAGGTCAATAACCTACAATGTTTTATTCAAGGAGGAGAATGTGATATGAAAGTGACGAAGTCTGATTCGGTAGTGGAGGTTTCTCTAAAAAGTAAAAGTTCTTTAAAAAGAAGAAGAACACTGTATACACTTACAGTTCCTTCAGATGATGGCTCATGGCATTGGTTCAGCCATTTATGGGTTATGCCTTCTGTAAAGGAATAG
- the msrB gene encoding peptide-methionine (R)-S-oxide reductase MsrB encodes MKFHHFSLILLLTFLVSCTNMDQSEDKSTLSFEIEKSPTEWKSQLSEEEYKVLRNKGTETAFTGKYWDNKEKGIYSCAGCKQKLFSSDTKYESGTGWPSFYQPIDEEKIAIIKDKSLGIVREEVVCSRCGGHLGHVFPDGPEPTGLRYCLNSVALDFNQK; translated from the coding sequence ATGAAATTTCATCATTTTTCACTAATCTTATTGCTTACCTTTCTTGTTTCATGTACCAATATGGATCAGTCAGAAGATAAATCAACCCTGAGTTTTGAAATAGAAAAATCGCCCACAGAATGGAAAAGTCAATTATCTGAAGAAGAATATAAGGTACTTAGAAACAAAGGCACAGAAACCGCTTTTACTGGAAAATACTGGGATAATAAAGAAAAAGGCATTTATTCCTGTGCTGGTTGTAAGCAAAAACTGTTTAGCAGTGATACTAAATATGAATCAGGCACCGGCTGGCCGAGCTTCTACCAACCCATAGATGAAGAAAAAATAGCCATTATTAAAGACAAAAGCCTCGGGATTGTAAGAGAAGAGGTGGTATGCAGCCGATGTGGCGGTCATCTCGGTCATGTATTTCCTGATGGCCCCGAACCTACCGGCCTCAGATATTGCTTAAATTCAGTAGCTCTGGACTTCAACCAGAAATAG
- a CDS encoding YfiR family protein has translation MRRLFFLLSLLSINFVGFAQNYQLHAVYIYSFIRYVQWPSSTEEGDFVIGIVGDSPIMAELERMAAAKKAGTRDIQVKKYTNLNGLDNADIVFISKDYTDDISGILNKIGSAHTLLITEKEGLGVQGSNINFVKKNGKLAFELNRSAMDRADLKVSSELTRLAILI, from the coding sequence ATGAGAAGGCTTTTTTTTCTGTTATCTCTTCTATCGATAAATTTTGTCGGCTTTGCCCAAAATTATCAGCTACATGCCGTTTACATTTATAGCTTCATACGGTATGTACAATGGCCCTCTTCTACTGAGGAAGGAGATTTTGTGATTGGAATAGTGGGGGATTCCCCCATAATGGCAGAATTAGAAAGAATGGCTGCTGCCAAAAAAGCAGGAACCAGAGATATACAAGTGAAAAAATATACTAATTTAAACGGTCTTGATAATGCAGATATAGTTTTTATATCTAAAGATTATACTGATGATATCTCAGGTATATTGAATAAAATAGGCTCTGCGCATACACTACTTATTACTGAAAAGGAAGGGTTAGGTGTGCAGGGTAGTAATATCAATTTTGTAAAGAAAAACGGAAAACTTGCATTTGAATTGAATAGATCTGCAATGGATAGAGCTGACCTTAAAGTTTCTTCAGAACTTACCAGACTAGCCATTCTGATCTAA